The Anaerolineae bacterium genome window below encodes:
- a CDS encoding DUF2723 domain-containing protein yields the protein MRKARRPTRPRASPAANWRPAGADVAATVGLGMAFLLLYGLTAAPSVATVFDDSLEFQVVAYTLGIAHPTGYPLYTLLGWLVTRLPWAEPAQGVNLLSALFGAVTVAGLYGVGRQLTCGRLAAAAGAVAVGVSPVLWSQSTIAEVYTLHTAFVVVVLWLALWAGEAQSRWRTGVRRAYPLAVVFGLSLTHHRMSFLLLPALLAYLWWAFGRRFRVRHWRRLAGLALAPLLLYAYLPLRGMFTSSLDGTYVNSPAGFLNHVTGAGYNVFLAGQAPGIPPRDASAYLELFLDQFGPLALALALLGLAVLLRRRGPVLLLGLTLALNLAFALSYRVADYEVFFLPSFVLTGILLAQGTDALRRWAGRVLGRLRPGLAAGGHLLPGLVLLIALAPLPYRWPEQDRSQAWSVARLGRAWLSSAEPGSVVVGILGETTLMRYFQVSEGLAPGTELVAADDERVRLDTVSWLVSRGRTTYLTRPLPGVGRTFALDAAGELIRVSRPQSGEQGTGTEVAPGLRLVGWQWTVGEHRGRANLSLHLRWNAPHGLSEPLKISARASRDGQVVAALDAEPVHNAYPTPLWRPGEVVEDYYLLEMPVGDPGGTVDVSVVVYSPETGAQRGQAGLGSAQVPPSPGERPAAEWGLRPAATWLSDGTRLVGVSLAPRTQARVGETLPLGLLWRSRPWSRDSTSLMLRLTRRGGGTAAELPVALELGGTRPSGLLRQDLAVTLPARLESGTYRLLLESEGILLRWGWPPLTRQLELSVLEVQGRTRLYERPRPGIGLAATFRDRATDQDQARLIGYDLQPEGGRLRVILYWQALGEPDRSYKVFVHCLDAGGEILAQSDQEPDGGRAPTDSWIRGEYIIDHHQLDLPEGSEGCVQLLVGLYTADGVRMPATADTLVLGGDAVVLTGSRPK from the coding sequence GTGCGAAAGGCCAGACGGCCGACCAGGCCCAGGGCGTCGCCGGCCGCCAACTGGCGCCCCGCCGGTGCGGATGTGGCCGCTACCGTGGGCCTGGGGATGGCATTCCTGCTGTTGTACGGGCTCACGGCGGCCCCCTCGGTGGCCACCGTGTTCGATGATAGCCTCGAGTTCCAGGTGGTGGCCTACACCCTGGGGATCGCCCACCCCACCGGCTACCCTCTCTACACCCTTCTGGGATGGTTAGTCACCCGGCTGCCCTGGGCGGAGCCGGCGCAGGGCGTGAACCTACTCTCGGCCCTCTTCGGGGCGGTCACCGTGGCCGGCTTGTATGGGGTCGGGCGGCAACTGACCTGCGGGCGGTTGGCGGCGGCTGCGGGAGCGGTGGCCGTGGGCGTTTCGCCGGTGCTGTGGTCCCAATCCACCATTGCCGAGGTGTACACTCTCCATACCGCCTTCGTCGTGGTGGTGCTGTGGCTGGCCCTCTGGGCGGGTGAGGCTCAGTCCCGCTGGCGAACGGGGGTGAGGCGCGCCTATCCCCTGGCGGTCGTCTTCGGCCTCAGCCTAACGCATCACCGTATGTCCTTCCTCCTCCTCCCGGCGCTGCTGGCCTACCTATGGTGGGCCTTCGGCCGGAGATTCCGGGTACGGCACTGGCGGCGGCTGGCGGGACTGGCTCTGGCGCCGCTCCTTCTCTACGCCTATCTCCCTCTACGAGGGATGTTCACCTCCTCCCTGGACGGCACCTACGTCAACTCGCCCGCCGGGTTCCTTAACCACGTGACCGGTGCCGGCTACAACGTCTTCCTTGCCGGTCAGGCCCCCGGTATCCCGCCCCGGGATGCGAGCGCATACCTGGAGCTCTTTCTGGACCAGTTCGGACCGCTCGCCCTGGCATTGGCGCTGCTCGGCCTGGCCGTGCTCCTTCGCCGCCGAGGACCGGTGCTGCTGCTGGGGCTGACCCTGGCACTCAACCTGGCCTTTGCCCTCTCGTACCGGGTGGCCGACTACGAGGTCTTCTTCCTCCCCTCCTTCGTGCTTACCGGCATTCTGCTGGCGCAGGGCACGGACGCCCTCCGCCGATGGGCCGGCCGTGTCCTGGGCCGCCTGCGGCCGGGCCTGGCGGCCGGGGGGCACCTGCTTCCCGGCCTGGTTCTCCTGATCGCTTTGGCCCCCTTGCCCTACCGTTGGCCGGAGCAGGACCGTTCTCAAGCCTGGTCGGTGGCTCGCTTGGGCCGCGCCTGGCTCTCCTCGGCCGAGCCCGGCAGCGTCGTCGTCGGCATCCTGGGCGAGACCACCCTCATGCGCTACTTCCAGGTGTCCGAGGGATTGGCACCGGGCACGGAGCTGGTGGCCGCTGACGACGAGCGCGTCCGCCTGGACACGGTGAGCTGGCTGGTGAGCCGCGGGCGCACTACCTACCTGACTCGGCCGCTCCCCGGCGTGGGTCGCACGTTCGCCCTGGACGCCGCGGGCGAACTCATCCGCGTGTCCCGTCCCCAGAGCGGGGAACAGGGCACCGGTACCGAAGTGGCTCCGGGTCTGCGACTGGTCGGCTGGCAGTGGACCGTGGGCGAGCACCGCGGCCGGGCCAACCTGAGCCTGCACCTGCGCTGGAACGCCCCCCACGGGTTGTCCGAGCCCTTGAAGATCTCTGCCCGGGCGAGCCGAGACGGCCAAGTGGTGGCGGCGCTTGATGCTGAGCCGGTCCACAATGCCTATCCTACCCCCCTCTGGCGACCTGGGGAGGTGGTCGAAGACTACTATCTGCTGGAGATGCCCGTGGGCGACCCGGGAGGCACCGTGGACGTCTCGGTGGTGGTCTACTCGCCGGAGACGGGCGCCCAGCGGGGGCAAGCAGGCCTGGGGTCGGCTCAGGTCCCCCCCAGCCCCGGCGAGCGGCCGGCCGCGGAGTGGGGCCTGCGGCCGGCAGCAACCTGGCTGAGCGACGGCACCCGCCTTGTGGGAGTGAGCCTCGCGCCTCGGACCCAGGCCCGCGTCGGAGAGACTTTGCCCCTGGGACTGCTGTGGCGTTCCCGCCCCTGGAGCAGGGACTCCACTTCGCTGATGCTTCGCCTGACCCGCCGGGGCGGCGGCACGGCTGCCGAGCTACCTGTCGCTTTAGAGCTAGGAGGGACCCGACCTTCCGGCCTACTCAGGCAGGACCTGGCCGTCACCCTGCCCGCCCGACTGGAGTCCGGCACCTACCGCCTCCTGCTGGAAAGCGAGGGCATCCTCCTTCGCTGGGGCTGGCCTCCTCTCACGCGTCAGTTGGAACTGTCGGTCCTGGAAGTGCAGGGACGGACTAGGCTATATGAGCGCCCCCGGCCCGGGATCGGTCTCGCGGCCACCTTCCGCGACCGCGCCACAGACCAGGATCAGGCCCGGCTCATTGGGTACGACCTACAGCCCGAGGGTGGCCGGCTGCGGGTGATTCTATACTGGCAGGCGCTGGGCGAGCCCGACCGGAGCTACAAAGTCTTCGTGCACTGCCTGGACGCTGGAGGAGAGATCCTGGCCCAGAGCGACCAGGAGCCGGACGGGGGCCGCGCCCCCACTGATTCCTGGATCAGAGGCGAGTACATCATAGACCATCACCAACTCGACCTCCCCGAGGGGAGCGAGGGCTGCGTCCAACTGCTGGTCGGGCTGTACACCGCCGACGGGGTCCGTATGCCGGCCACCGCCGACACCCTGGTGCTCGGTGGCGACGCGGTGGTCCTGACCGGGTCGCGGCCGAAGTGA